Genomic segment of Arachis hypogaea cultivar Tifrunner chromosome 11, arahy.Tifrunner.gnm2.J5K5, whole genome shotgun sequence:
GTTAGAACCATATTTtgatgctttctaattttttatttaaaacctgCGTATATGTTTGAGAGAATAGTGTAATTTAGCTTCCGTTTTATTTAGGAACAATATGATAATAAGTATTGAACCCTAGATCACTTGATTCTACagggaatggatcctctcaatatTTTCTTATCAATTGTTTGATCAAGTATGATCTCTCGCCATATACTCTTTTAAGTGGGATCAAGACCAGATATTGAATTGTGAGTGATCACACTTACAAAACAATTGAGGGAAAAAATTAAGAGGATCGACTCTCAATATGTTCTAAGAGCTTGATTTTGATGTGTTGAGTTTTACAAAGTCTTCCAATCACATCAATGCAATTAATTTCGCTGATATGTCTATATATAATTGGATGCACGGTCAAAATTGTTTTAAcattgcatcaaaattaaattctatgttcTAACAGTATACTATGTATCAAGCTGATATCAGAACTTGCAAATGAAGAGTGAAAACTGAAGGTAGAGAAAGAGAATTTGAAGAAATTATCAAACTGATGTTAGCTTGTGTACAAAGTCTCATAAGCTGGAAAATCTATTAGGAGCGAGTAGGCTTAGCTACCTTGAGTTCACTGTTAACTAATTATTGTTAACTACCATCTAGCTAACATTTTGAATAATACCTTATAGGTACATGAATGGTTTTATATCTAAGTATCTAATGCTACCTAATGCAGGTGCTCGATTGGAGGGACTACTTTGACCACCACACATTTCCTCTCTCTCGTCGGAATCCAAATAAGTGGCCGGAGTTTCCATCCGGTTACAGGGAGACAGTTGCGAAGTACGGGGATGAGATGAAGAATTTGGCGCAAAAGTTAATGGCTTTGATTTCAGAGAGCCTTGGGTTGAGACCATCGTGTATTGAGGATGCTGCGGGTGAGCTGTACCAGAACATTACCATAAGCTATTACCCTCCATGCCCACAACCAGAACTTACCCTTGGGTTGCAATCGCACTCTGATATGGGTTTCATTACGCTCTTGATCCAAGACCAAGTGGGTGGACTCCAAGCTCTCAAGAATTGTTGTGGTGATAGCGAGAGTTGGGTCACTGTGGAGCCTTTGGAAGATGCTATTCTTGTTATCTTGGGTGACCAAACTGAGGTAACAAAACAACTCTCTATAGGAATACTTCATAGCTTAGTGCTATTTAGCTAAAATCTTTTGCTAGAGTGCTAGAATTTGTTAAGATAATAACTAATTGTTTTGGCAAAAATTCGGATGCTGCTCTTCATTCCTTTTCTTTCATATATATAGATATGTGATTCAACATTCAATTTGTGTAGAATAGTGTGGCTAATGACAAAATTGCATCAATATGACTCTAAGATTGAATAGAATGTCCAATAGATGATCATCAGGTAGACACTACCTATCTAATAATATCTCTCTTCTTTAGTTTCTTGCATGTTCTAGGAAATGGGTATGTACTTCTTAGCATGTGTGCATTATGACATAGATATTTTAAACTGAGGTTAGGGGTCTGGAAACTGTTTTGTGTTGAATCTATTACGAATAACTTGTTTGACAAAACTAAAGTTAGGTTGCTTGGGTTGCTGCCTTGCTGGTGAAGATGTTTTTGGGTCATAAATCTTGGtatgaataaaattatagaaGTGAAAAAAGGTGGCTTTTTCATTTGGTAAAACTACGGTTGACAAACTATCATGAATATTGAGTTTAGATGATGTATTTTTCATTCACAATTTACAATTTTGATTGTGTTATATTCTTCTTGAAATCATAACATTGTATGATATTCCATCTTCTACAATGTGACATCTTAATAGTGGATTCTTATGATATGTGTGATTTATCTATGTTCTCTTGATAAATCATTCACTTGTGAAATTAAGGCTGTGGAAAATGCTGGTTAGTTtcaataagaaaatataaatttgGCGCAACCTGCCTAATATAAAATTCTCTGTTCCAGATCATAACAAATGGGAAGTACAAGAGCTGCGTGCATAGGGCAATTACAAATCCTGATCGCGCAAGACTATCAGTGGCAACATTTCATGATCCAGCGAAGACGGTTAGGATCTCCCCAGCTTCTGAACTGATAGATGAATCATCGCCAGCCAAATACCGGGGTATTGTTTATGGAGACTATGTAAAATCATGGTATACCAAAGGCCCTGAAGGAAAAAGAAACATTGATGCTCTTCTGCTTGAATCTTAGCTTCTTGTGTTTTCTCCTTAGCCTTGTGGCTCAactttgtttgattttagctttgTATCTTCTGGACAAAAAGAAGTAAAATTATTCATGAAGAGGTCTAATATAGACATCCTTGTATTTATGGATGTTGGAAATTGGAATCAAACCGAAATTGAGTAACACGAATTTGTGAATTTGAATAATAAAGTATAGGAGAGTAATTTTGCCACTCTCAAAATTGATGATGTCATTcctttttatatgattttttcaaCTGATTCTTTATCCTTGTTATTTTACTGACTTTCAAGATCAAGTGCTTCTCCTCAATTTTTTGCCCCAGAAGTCCATATAGTGTATGGTTGTTGAAATGATCATTAAGAATTTACTTAGAATGAAGTGTAAGGTCGtataagaacaaaaaatatattttgtctatTAAAAAATGAGTTCAATTTTGATACACCGACAGTGTCATTTAATTGTATTCGTTTTTTGGATAATCATTTATGCTGTTAATATTGTACAACTAGCATTtcccaaaattaaattcttaaaatatatCTTATATCGTATATAATATAACTACAAAAACTAGTCTTCAAAAAAAGAACTACAAAAACTAACGTGAATATTAGCCCCATTCTTTTTCAACAAGTATATCCGGATATGAGACTCGGCTAGACTAAATAGTAAATAGTGTGTTTGTAGTGCTTAGGATTGGAGCCAGTCCAATCTATTTGATAAAAAACAAACTACAAGGAGCAGGGTGGGCCAAGCCCACACACAGGGAAGCCCAAAAAAACAGACACAAAACAAATCAACCAAGCATGCTTATGACTTGGTTGAGCATTGAGGACTTGATAAGCCCAATGAACAAATACACTGTCCTCTAATTCCAACGGTTCTTTGGGCATTTTTCTCAAACAGTTGGCAGGCACACCTGAATGCTGCTACGCTAACAGCTATGGAGATTCAGAtattttcattatcatcatcggTGGTTCTTCCTTTTCCTTCCCAATCCGGGTTAGCGTTTCGCCCATTAACAccaccaccaagagccaccacttccaccaccaccaccaccacttccaCCACCACTCCACCACCTCATAGTCAAAGCTCTAGCTCCATCCGAGTAATGAAAATTCGAAAGGATTCCAACAATTCCTTCTCCGCAAGAAATTCCGCCAAACTTGAAATTCAGCAAGCTTCTCATTTGCCCTCTGCTCTTGCAAGGTTCTCTCTCTATACAGTTACTGTCACCTGTCATCCTTAGAAAGTTAGTTAGTTCGTTATTAAACAGTTTTAGTTAGGAATTACCTTCTTGAATAAATGCCCTATGCATTAGGATAACAAATATacaataatttcataaaataaaaataatagaagttTGTTATTTAAATGCATATACTTACTaacatgcatttacatgattattgTTATAGAATTCCACATTAAAAGAACTCCTGAAAGTAGCTTATGACAACTATTTTGAAGTATCAGTGCTTAGACTGGGATTTGAGTTTTTCATGTACATGACTATTTTTTCATTCTGTGAAAATTTCTATTTCACCACAGGGTAGGAGAAATTTTGACAGTTAAGGACCTAAATGCCATTTTGCACCACTTCGGCAATGCAAACATATCCGAACACGCATCTCAGGTGCTTGTAAATCCTATTTCCCTGGATATATTTGTTTAGTTTCGGAATTAACTTGTAGATTGTATGATTTTACTATATGCATTTGCAGCTATTTTCATGGATGCAAGAAAATGACAAGCTTGATGCATCATCTTACTCTCATTATATGAGGTTCATGGCAAGTAAATTCGATGTGGCTAAGATGTTGCAGCTGTACAGCAGCATTCAAGATGTATCAATCAAGAGCAATGTCTATGTGTGTAACTCTGTTCTTAGTTTTCTGGTCAGGAAGGGCAAGCTCGATACTTCTCTGAAACTGTTCCAGCAGATGAAAGAAGATGGTCTAGTCCCTGATGTTGTTACATATAGCACGGTATGTGATTATAAATCATATGAGAGAAATATTGTTTGGAAAACAATGAACTATATATCATTCATAGGTTATGTAAAAGGAGAGCACCGTCAACAACCCAATCCTTAGTAATATCTTATTGATTCTCCTCCAGAACTCTTGACTCTTATTCTTTTGGAGTTCATGTCGGAACATATACCAATCCTAACTTTACATTatatatcttctttttcttcttttattggaTCTAATTGTATTGTTATCATCCTTAGCTTCTTTCAGGTTGCATTAAAGTTAATGACAGATATCCTAAAGCACTGGAGCTAATTCAGGAATTGCAACACAATGAACTGCAGATGGATGGAGTAATTTACGGGGCAATTCTAGCAGTGTGTGCTTCCAATAGTAAATTGGAAGAAGCAGAATACTATTTTAACAAGATGAAGAATGAAGGTCAAGCTCCAAATGTCTATCATTATAGCTCTTTGCTCAACGCGTATTCAGCATGTGGAAACTACAAAAAAGCTGATATGCTGGTTAAACAGATGAAATCTGAAGGGTTAGTACCAAACAAGGTTTGTTACGCGTCTTGATGAGATGTATGTTTGCCACATTGgtgtttctattttctgttttatatttttattgcaaacaaaatcttatatttgttTTCTATATGTTGCTTTTTAATATTCTGCTGAAAATAAAGAATTCAATAAATATGAATGACTAATGCCAATATAAAAAAGAAATGCAGGTCATTTTGACAACCTTACTAAAGGTTTATGTTAAAGGAGGATTGTTTGAGAAGTCCAGAGAATCATTAGCTGAACTAAAATCTTTGGGCTATGCTGAAGATGAGGTAAAAAAGACTTTCGAACTTAAAACAGGGAGCTGTTTGCTTTATTTGACTCTGACACattactaaattattttatacagtttatcattaattaattatattactttGTCGATGACTAAAATTTATCATTGTTTCACAGGattaatttatatatacttttaaatttttgttctttcttctatCTTGACTTATTTGACTAATCAATCTAAATTTATACATAGATGCCATACTGTATATTGATGGACGGCCTAGCTAAGGCAGGACAATTTGAAGAAGCTAAACTAACTTTTGATGAAATgattaaaaacaatgtcaaatcTGGTAAGTTTTTTTGTGGACTTTCTCGTTAACAGAAAGATGTATTTAGCATTAGATTAACTAGTGCCATGGGTTTTTAGGGACCAAAAACTGTACACAGATACATATGCAACATAGATCAATAAGACATCTagaaatattttgaaattctGGAAATACATATGATACATATATTGTTTTACAACTCATAGCTGAGCTGTTTTCCTTTTTCATGTTTAGCTTCAGCTTTAATAACTATTTTTTCCATATCCTAGCAATTTACTGATTTAATTTCGTTATGTAGATGGCTATGCGCACAGTATCATGATATCAGCATATTGCCGAGCCAAGCTTTTTCGGGAGGCAAAGCAGTTGGCAAATGATTTTGAAGCAACCTCGGACAAATACGACATAGTTattttgaattcaatgctctgtGCTTTCTGCAGAGCTGGTGAAATGGAAAGCGTAATGGAAACACTAAGAAAAATGGATAAAATGGCAATCAGTCCTGACTACAAAACCTTCAATATACTAATCAAATATTTCTGTAGGGAAAAGATGTATCCATTAGCTTTTCGAACAATGGAAGACATGATTAGTAAAGGCTATCAACCAGCAGAGGTATGTATTTTGTAATCTGTGTATGATTGAACTTGTCTTTTAGTCAGTTTAAATCTATCATTTCAATTTTTACAATAAAATCTTTTCTAATATAAACCCACATCTATGATATTTGCATCCTTGTCGGCCAAATTTCACATTTTTGTAGCATAGACCTATTGTATGTTTCTGCTGTCTTGCCCAAATAGATTTATGTGTACAAGTTTATTATTCTACCAAAATGTCAATATGAATAACAGGGAGAAGGAAAGAGTTTCTGAAGATGAAGTTtaacattaaaaaaaagaaacaggCTCTACCATATAacgccttcctttttttttgtagGAACTCTGTTCTACTCTAATATATCACCTTGGTCGAATCAAAGCTTATGTTGAGGCATTTTCCGTTTATAATATGTTGAAGTATAGCAAGAGAACGATGTGCAAGGCAACTCATGAGAAGATTCTACACATTCTGCTAGCAGGAAATCTTTTGAAAGATGCCTATGTGGTAGTCAAGGTATAGTTATACCAGATTTTGGGAACACACAAATCTTAAATTTTCTTGTAGTATAGCAATTTTGTCTGACAAGCCTTATTCACTTCAGGATAATGCAACCTACATTTCTCGCGCTGCCATCAGAAAATTTGCATGTGCATTTCTGAAGTCTGGTAACATCAACTTGATGAATGATGTTATGAAGACCCTCCAAGATAGTGGCTACAAGATTGATCAGGTATATCAAATTCAAATATCATCATCGAAATGTCAATTTATTTATGGGTTTATATCCGTGATTTAATTTGTGGCCAACTACATCCATGTCATGTTAAGATACAACCAATCATTTTGTGACACATGAAATTAACCTGTTATGTCATCATGCCACACAACACTTATTGATTTGTCTTTCGAGTATATCTTTCAAAgactaatataactaaaaaatctCTCGAAAACCAATTTGAAAAACGGATTATCTTTCAGGGATAAATTTAAGTATTAACTCATTGTTTCAACTTTTACTCCAAAaccaatcatatatttttcttgtACAGGATTTATTTCAGATGGCTATATCGCGGTATTTAGGTCATCCTGAAAAGAAGGACTTGCTTCTACACTTGCT
This window contains:
- the LOC112719834 gene encoding jasmonate-induced oxygenase 4, producing the protein MEVAEGEEAVRRVQSLTQSGLSQVPPQYIQPPQTRPVLPSHPPQTQHIPIIDLSGFDPTRIQSTRVSIARACRDWGAFHVINHGVPTSLLHHIRHAGLSFFNDLSMPDKLRYCCSPGAAASEGYGSRMLVNHDDADQVLDWRDYFDHHTFPLSRRNPNKWPEFPSGYRETVAKYGDEMKNLAQKLMALISESLGLRPSCIEDAAGELYQNITISYYPPCPQPELTLGLQSHSDMGFITLLIQDQVGGLQALKNCCGDSESWVTVEPLEDAILVILGDQTEIITNGKYKSCVHRAITNPDRARLSVATFHDPAKTVRISPASELIDESSPAKYRGIVYGDYVKSWYTKGPEGKRNIDALLLES
- the LOC112719836 gene encoding pentatricopeptide repeat-containing protein At1g10910, chloroplastic isoform X1, which gives rise to MEIQIFSLSSSVVLPFPSQSGLAFRPLTPPPRATTSTTTTTTSTTTPPPHSQSSSSIRVMKIRKDSNNSFSARNSAKLEIQQASHLPSALARVGEILTVKDLNAILHHFGNANISEHASQLFSWMQENDKLDASSYSHYMRFMASKFDVAKMLQLYSSIQDVSIKSNVYVCNSVLSFLVRKGKLDTSLKLFQQMKEDGLVPDVVTYSTLLSGCIKVNDRYPKALELIQELQHNELQMDGVIYGAILAVCASNSKLEEAEYYFNKMKNEGQAPNVYHYSSLLNAYSACGNYKKADMLVKQMKSEGLVPNKVILTTLLKVYVKGGLFEKSRESLAELKSLGYAEDEMPYCILMDGLAKAGQFEEAKLTFDEMIKNNVKSDGYAHSIMISAYCRAKLFREAKQLANDFEATSDKYDIVILNSMLCAFCRAGEMESVMETLRKMDKMAISPDYKTFNILIKYFCREKMYPLAFRTMEDMISKGYQPAEELCSTLIYHLGRIKAYVEAFSVYNMLKYSKRTMCKATHEKILHILLAGNLLKDAYVVVKDNATYISRAAIRKFACAFLKSGNINLMNDVMKTLQDSGYKIDQDLFQMAISRYLGHPEKKDLLLHLLQWMPGQGYVLDSSTRNLILKNSHLFGRQLIAEVLSKQKLMSKSHKPQ
- the LOC112719836 gene encoding pentatricopeptide repeat-containing protein At1g10910, chloroplastic isoform X2; this encodes MEIQIFSLSSSVVLPFPSQSGLAFRPLTPPPRATTSTTTTTTSTTTPPPHSQSSSSIRVMKIRKDSNNSFSARNSAKLEIQQASHLPSALARVGEILTVKDLNAILHHFGNANISEHASQLFSWMQENDKLDASSYSHYMRKGKLDTSLKLFQQMKEDGLVPDVVTYSTLLSGCIKVNDRYPKALELIQELQHNELQMDGVIYGAILAVCASNSKLEEAEYYFNKMKNEGQAPNVYHYSSLLNAYSACGNYKKADMLVKQMKSEGLVPNKVILTTLLKVYVKGGLFEKSRESLAELKSLGYAEDEMPYCILMDGLAKAGQFEEAKLTFDEMIKNNVKSDGYAHSIMISAYCRAKLFREAKQLANDFEATSDKYDIVILNSMLCAFCRAGEMESVMETLRKMDKMAISPDYKTFNILIKYFCREKMYPLAFRTMEDMISKGYQPAEELCSTLIYHLGRIKAYVEAFSVYNMLKYSKRTMCKATHEKILHILLAGNLLKDAYVVVKDNATYISRAAIRKFACAFLKSGNINLMNDVMKTLQDSGYKIDQDLFQMAISRYLGHPEKKDLLLHLLQWMPGQGYVLDSSTRNLILKNSHLFGRQLIAEVLSKQKLMSKSHKPQ